Genomic segment of Sodaliphilus pleomorphus:
TCGAAGAACATAGGCATCCTCATCACCGACCACAATGCGCCCGAGACACTGAGCATCACCGATCGTGCCTACCTGCTCTTTGAGGGCAAGATTCTGTTTCAAGGCTCGAGCGAGGAGCTGGCCGAGAACCCTGTGGTGCGCGAGAAATATCTGGGTCGCAACTTCGTCTTCCGCCGCAAGAACTTCGACGACATGTAGAGCTGCCCTGCACAACACACACCGTGTAGAGCCCCCCCACCATCAGCCAGTCACTAAACCGGCTGCCTGTCGAGCAGGCGGCCTGCCCACACACAGAGTGCCGCTACCGCCAGCGCACTGCACAACGCCAGCACAGGAAAATGCCCCGCAGCCGGCACGCCAAGCTTGTTGAACACTTCGAGTTGCAGCAAGCCGTGCTCAGCGAGATAGTAGGCAATCACCACCATCGAGTTGTTGAGCGCATGAGCCATAATGGGCACCCACAGGCTGCGCGTCCACACCATCAGGTAGCCCAGCCACATGCCCAGCACCATGCGTGGCACAAAACCGAAAAACTGCATGTGGAAAGCGCTGAACAGCACCCCTATGCCTATCACAGCCACATGGCGGTTGATGGGGCGGTCGATGCACAAGCCCAGCAACGAGCCACGGAAGAAAGTCTCCTCGCCAATGGCAGTAATCACGCCCACCACCATCACCATGGCCAACATCATGGGCAGCGAGTTGCCCTTGAGCAAGCCGGTAGTAGCCTGCTGGGCCACATCCTCATAGTGCCGCAGCGTGTGCTCCACACCACTCATGCCCGCAGGAAAAGAGATGTGGGCATTCCAGTCGACCAGGTAATTCATGGCAGGTATCGACACCACATACATAACCACCACCACCGCCACAGCCGTCCATGTGGGCGCCACATCGTAGCGCAAGTCGTGCCACGGCCTGCGAGTGAACAGCCAGGCACACAGCACGGCGGGCAGGAAAAAGGCTATGCCGTTTTGCAACACCTGCACCACGAGCACCATGCCCTTGCTGCCGGCACCTGGCACTCGAGCCGTGACCACAGCAATGGCCGAGGCAATGCACAGGCCTAAAAACATGGCGAAAATCACCATCAATATCTTAGCGTTGAATTTCAAGGCAGTATTTCCCATACGCAAAAAAGTGAACATAAGGATTTAAATAAAAGAGATTGCTCGCCACCACTTTGTGCCCCCTCGCTAACGCATGCTCTCGGGGCGAGAGAAAGGCTGCCGGCCGTGATGGTCGATGCCGCCCTTGTTCACTCCTGGCTTGGGAGCATACATGCGCTGCGGGGTCACTGGCCGGGCTGGCGGCAGCTGCGGCATGGCGCCAGGCGGTTGCGACTGCCCGGGCCGACGGGCATTCTTGTTGGGCGAAATGAACTCCTGGGCACCAATGTAGCCGAAATCAGGAAGACTCAAGTGGGTGCGCAACAACTGGATACTGTCGACAAAAGCCGCACCCTGGGCACGCATGTCGTAGCGCAGGTAGCCATACACACGGTCGACCACGCGACCCGTGTCGGTCTGCAAATCCATGGTGAACCAGCCTGTGGCCGAGGTGGTGCGGTTCATAAACGAGGTTGACCCGTCGGCATAGTCGACGGCAAGCAGGATGTTGAAATCGTTGCCAAAGGCCAGCAGCTTCATGTTGAGCTGGTAGCGGTCGCCGCTCTTGTACTCGGCATCGGGCTCCAGGTCAAACTTGATGTAGCCGCAGTTCATGCCCGGAAAAATCATGTACAGGGCGTCGCCCTTCCACACGTTGGCCGTGTCGCCCTTGGCGCCATAGCGCTTGTGGGCCTCGGCCACCCCCGAAGCTTGTGCCGTACCGGGGCCGTACTGGCCCGCAACGACCGTCCCGCTCATGCCGGCCTGCTTCTGCAACTTCTTCTGCTCATCGCTCAGGCGGTCGATCACCTTCTTGTACACCTTATCGTAGGTTTCGATGTTGTGGGCATACCACACGAGCGAGGTGTCGTAGTCGGCCTGAGTGATGTGATACTTGTTGAATACGGCCTGCTTCATTGACTGCCGCGACGAGTCGGAGTCAAACTCATCGGGATGGTTGTCGATATAGGCCTGAGCCTTGTAGATGTCGACAAGCAAGTCTTCCATCTTGCTCTCCTTGATGATGCCGCTCGGGGCCTTGTCGCAGGCAGTGAAGCCCGCGGCAAGCGCAAGCAACAGCAACAATATGTAGCCCAGCCGCTTCACTCGGTAGTGTCGTTTACAGCCTGATGGGCAGCATCGTCGCTTGTGCTGGAGTGATGCTTGTTGTCGCCAGCCAGATACTTGCTGTAGAACAGGATGAGCGTGATCACGCTCACACTCAGGCAAGCATCGGCAAAGTTGAAGATGGCATTGAAAAACTGGAAATGCCTGCCCCCTATGCCTGGCATCCATTGCGGCCAGTCCCACTCGGCAATGGGGAAATAAAACATGTCGACCACCCGGCCATTAAACAGACTCGTGTAGCCGCCC
This window contains:
- a CDS encoding CPBP family intramembrane glutamic endopeptidase, which codes for MGNTALKFNAKILMVIFAMFLGLCIASAIAVVTARVPGAGSKGMVLVVQVLQNGIAFFLPAVLCAWLFTRRPWHDLRYDVAPTWTAVAVVVVMYVVSIPAMNYLVDWNAHISFPAGMSGVEHTLRHYEDVAQQATTGLLKGNSLPMMLAMVMVVGVITAIGEETFFRGSLLGLCIDRPINRHVAVIGIGVLFSAFHMQFFGFVPRMVLGMWLGYLMVWTRSLWVPIMAHALNNSMVVIAYYLAEHGLLQLEVFNKLGVPAAGHFPVLALCSALAVAALCVWAGRLLDRQPV
- a CDS encoding DUF4296 domain-containing protein produces the protein MKRLGYILLLLLALAAGFTACDKAPSGIIKESKMEDLLVDIYKAQAYIDNHPDEFDSDSSRQSMKQAVFNKYHITQADYDTSLVWYAHNIETYDKVYKKVIDRLSDEQKKLQKQAGMSGTVVAGQYGPGTAQASGVAEAHKRYGAKGDTANVWKGDALYMIFPGMNCGYIKFDLEPDAEYKSGDRYQLNMKLLAFGNDFNILLAVDYADGSTSFMNRTTSATGWFTMDLQTDTGRVVDRVYGYLRYDMRAQGAAFVDSIQLLRTHLSLPDFGYIGAQEFISPNKNARRPGQSQPPGAMPQLPPARPVTPQRMYAPKPGVNKGGIDHHGRQPFSRPESMR